The window CCATTGGTGCTGAAAGAAAAGTATTGATAAAAATCAATATCCTTGAGTATCTTTTTCTAGGAAGTTTGGCTGCAGGTGGCGGTTTGATTTTGTCTATCCTCGCATCATTTTTGTTAAGTTATTTTGTCTTTGAAATTGCTTTTAGCTTGGCGTGGCAACCCTTGGTTTTGGTGTTTGGATTGATAACAGCCCTCACGGTGTTCTTAGGTTATGTAAACAGTTTGAATATTTTGAAAGCAAAGACAATGGATATTTTAAGGACTTAATATGGAGTGATTTAAGTCAGGGAAGACGGAAAAGGAACCTTTTGATTAAATTCTGTGTCTCTACATTAGATACAAGTAAAGCAAATGAAAATTGAAGAGGAAATAAAACAAAGTCTATTTAAAGACGGATATACCAAAGCAGTAGTGAATTTATTGTTCACACAAAGCTATTTGGTGAGCCGTCAAAGTAGGATTTTTAAGCCTCATGATATCTCTGCAGAACAGTACAATGTCCTTAGAATTTTGAGAGGGAGGTCTCCCAAACCAATCACTGTTTCATCGATTCAAGAGAGAATGCTCAATAAAATGAGTAATGCCTCAAGACTGGTGGAAAAGCTCAAGCAGAAAGAAATGGTGAAGCGTACCGAATGTCCCAAAGACCGGAGGCAAGTGGATGTAGTGATTACTGAAAAGGGGTTGGATCTTTTAGCGCTACTTGACAAAGAAGTAAAGCAATTTAATATGGATACGATTCATCTCGATGAGGGTGAGGTAGAACAATTAAATCACTTATTGGATAAGCTTAGGGGTTGATTTTAATAAGTGGATTTTGAAGATTGGCCTATTTTTGAAGCTATATTAAATTTTGTAGCTTATGGGACTAATCATTTTATTATAAAATCCCTTACATTTTTAATTTTCGGTAACTCCTGTATGTTGTCGAAAGGTCTGAAGCTGTCTTTTGAATTTTTGGCCTGTGTTTTGTGTAGGGATGTGAAAAGTTAGAGGTTTAAATTATTAACAAGAGTAGCTAAAATTATGAAAAATATATTGGCGATAGTGTGCTTAATGATAGGCTTTCAAATGTTTTCTTATGCACAGGAAACCACGAAAATTAGCGTAGAGGGTAACAGTGAGCTTAAAATATTGCCTGATGAAGCTTTGATCAATGTATCATTAAAAGAGAAGGCTTTGAAAACGGCGGAGGCTACTGAAGGGCTGAATCAAAAAGCTGCTGAAGTGACCAAGGCACTTAAGAAAAGCGGTGTGGAAAATTACGAGCTAAAAGCAGATAATTATTATATCAATGTTAACAGGGTCTATACAAAAGGGACTTCTAAGGACAGTGGATATGTGGCCAGTCAAAATTTAAAAATATTGGTAAAAAATACAGAAGAAGACTTGGTCAAAATCATGGAAGCTTTGCATGCCAATATAGATATGGGCTTCCAATTGAGTTTTCAGCTTTCAGATAGCAAAAGGAAAGAATACCAAGATGAGTTGTTGCGAATGGCCTTATTGGATGCTAAAAGTAAAGCCATGACCATAGCCAATACACTTGATTTAGGAGCAATAACTGTTCAAGAAGTAATCTACGGTTCTGGAGGGAATATATATCAGCCTAAAGTTTATAGAAATGAAGCCATGATGGTAAGTGCTGACAACCAAAGGACAGCACCAACCATTCAGCCAGACGAACAAACCTTAAGTGACCAGATAAAAGTGGTATTTACTTTTTCAAAAGAATAAGCCTTATGCTTGAGGATTAGGGAAATTGTCTGTTTCGTTTTCCCCAGGTCTTTTGTGTAGACATTGAAAATCTTTTTCGACCAACAACTGAAGGTTAATGCCATCCTCTAGTGATTGAGTTTTGGCTATACCAATTTGTTCTGTATTTGCCCAGTCTTTAACCTCCGATAATGGAAGGCTTATGCTGATTTCTCCCTCCGCAAAAGTTAAACTCAGGAATTTTTCTTTTGCGGAGGCTTTTAAATTATAGATGAATGAAGGATAAGGGCTAGGAAATTTCAATTCCTCTTTGATTT of the Cyclobacterium marinum DSM 745 genome contains:
- a CDS encoding MarR family winged helix-turn-helix transcriptional regulator codes for the protein MKIEEEIKQSLFKDGYTKAVVNLLFTQSYLVSRQSRIFKPHDISAEQYNVLRILRGRSPKPITVSSIQERMLNKMSNASRLVEKLKQKEMVKRTECPKDRRQVDVVITEKGLDLLALLDKEVKQFNMDTIHLDEGEVEQLNHLLDKLRG
- a CDS encoding SIMPL domain-containing protein, whose amino-acid sequence is MKNILAIVCLMIGFQMFSYAQETTKISVEGNSELKILPDEALINVSLKEKALKTAEATEGLNQKAAEVTKALKKSGVENYELKADNYYINVNRVYTKGTSKDSGYVASQNLKILVKNTEEDLVKIMEALHANIDMGFQLSFQLSDSKRKEYQDELLRMALLDAKSKAMTIANTLDLGAITVQEVIYGSGGNIYQPKVYRNEAMMVSADNQRTAPTIQPDEQTLSDQIKVVFTFSKE
- a CDS encoding DUF7009 family protein; translation: MKIRIHNNTIRLRLSMSEVEQLSEKNEIKEELKFPSPYPSFIYNLKASAKEKFLSLTFAEGEISISLPLSEVKDWANTEQIGIAKTQSLEDGINLQLLVEKDFQCLHKRPGENETDNFPNPQA